The sequence GCAATGAAGCATTGTATCCTTGGATGGATGAAGGTTTCACTGACTATTCAAGTACCCGCGCACTGGCTACACTGCGTAACAGCCCAGGATTCTGGTACAATGGAACCTACATGGGATATGCAAGATTGGCTAGAAGTGGGTTTGAAGAACCAGCAAGTACACACGCTGATCATTACAATACTAACTATGCTTATAGTTCTGCTGCCTACAGTAAAGGTGCGGTGTTCATAGAGCAACTGGGATATATAACTGGCGCATCCGTAAGAGATAAAATTTTGCTGGATTATTATAATACATGGAAATTCAAGCATCCAAATCCCAATGACTTTATTCGTATAGCAGAAAAGGCAAGCGGACTTGAATTGGATTGGTATAAGGAATATTGGATCAACAGTACCAAGACCATTGACTATGCAGTTGGAGATATTGCCATGGTGAATAATAAAACTTCAATTACCATCAAACGTCTGGGAAAAATGCCAATGCCAATTGATGTATTGATAACATTTAAAGATGGCAGTCAGGAAATGCATTACATACCATTGGATATTATGTACGGGGCAAAAGCTGCTGAGTCGGCTGTGTCAAGAACAGTGCATGCTTCATGGAGATGGACGCACCCTGACTACAGTTTTACAACCAGCAGAGCTGTATCTGATATTAAGTCTATTGAAATTGATCCGAGTCAACGGATGGCGGATATCAACAGAACCAACAATAAGCTCGTGATTCCTGATTAAACAGGATTACGTAAATTTAAAAACCCGCAGGATGATTGATCCTGCGGGTTTTTTATTGCTTTTTTATTTTCTGTTATCCTTTATTTGGCAACGTGTATAATATACTTTTCCTCGAAGTATTCCTCTGGAAAAATTTTCACAATCGGCATCATTTTTGGTCTGGCTCCGCTTTCAAAAATCTCCTGGTTCAGGTCTCCTCCTTTTAAACAAATAAGTCCATTTCTGATACTGCCCTCTTCTACAGAACCGGTTGGTTTTTTAATTAAAGGCATGCTCCATTTTAATAACTCTTTCAAGGGGGCAACTGCCCTGGAAACTGCAAAATCAAATTTTCTATTGGTAATTTCTTCTGCTCTTGAATGTTTGGTAGTAATGTTTTTTATACCAGCTGCTTCGCAGACAGCATCTACTACTTTTAATTTTTTGGCAATACTGTCTACCAGGTAAAACTCTACTTCCGGGAAAAAAATGGCAAGGGGAACACCAGGGAAACCTCCTCCGCAACCAATGTCTATAATTTGATGCCCTTTCTTAAAATCTGCAATGGCAGCAATGCTTAACGAGTGGAGTACATGGTGTAAATAAATACTGTCGATGTCTTTTCTAGAAATCACGTTGATCTT is a genomic window of Sediminibacterium sp. TEGAF015 containing:
- the rsmG gene encoding 16S rRNA (guanine(527)-N(7))-methyltransferase RsmG, whose protein sequence is MESAAQKLGLITKYFDDFTPKQIQQLGMLEELYKEWNAKINVISRKDIDSIYLHHVLHSLSIAAIADFKKGHQIIDIGCGGGFPGVPLAIFFPEVEFYLVDSIAKKLKVVDAVCEAAGIKNITTKHSRAEEITNRKFDFAVSRAVAPLKELLKWSMPLIKKPTGSVEEGSIRNGLICLKGGDLNQEIFESGARPKMMPIVKIFPEEYFEEKYIIHVAK